The proteins below come from a single Aegilops tauschii subsp. strangulata cultivar AL8/78 chromosome 6, Aet v6.0, whole genome shotgun sequence genomic window:
- the LOC120966387 gene encoding uncharacterized protein — protein sequence MELYAVKQGDSTIPVFCARLKSVADTLRNINKPVDDDELVIQLLRGVNRDRHGTTAAIIEKSTNPVPFEQAVDMFLHDEMTSGGAFPAGSHTALAAHGRPPAQTPGGASGSVTKQQGGGSKPDTPSPNQGANKRRRYTNNGGYQGASSGPNPWTGHVYAYPMPLPPPPRALLGLLGSRPQAHAAFGGPQQPLLPAYGYTYGDPHLQPAPMPVFPPQQQYLHHHQQQQAYLPASP from the coding sequence ATGGAGCTCTACGCCGTGAAGCAGGGCGACTCCACCATCCCGGTCTTCTGTGCCCGGCTCAAGTCCGTCGCGGACACCCTCCGCAACATCAACAAGCCGGTCGACGACGACGAGCTGGTGATCCAGCTTCTACGGGGTGTCAACCGGGATCGCCACGGGACGACGGCTGCCATCATCGAGAAGTCGACGAACCCCGTGCCCTTCGAGCAGGCCGTCGACATGTTTCTCCACGACGAGATGACCTCCGGCGGCGCCTTCCCGGCCGGTTCCCACACCGCTCTTGCGGCTCACGGCCGTCCCCCTGCTCAAACTCCGGGGGGCGCCTCCGGCAGCGTCACCAAGCAGCAAGGCGGCGGCAGCAAGCCCGACACCCCCTCGCCAAACCAAGGCGCCAACAAGCGGCGGCGCTACACCAACAACGGGGGGTACCAGGGTGCGTCCTCCGGCCCCAATCCCTGGACTGGGCATGTGTACGCCTACCCGATgccgctcccgccgccgccccgggcaCTCCTGGGCCTCCTCGGCTCGCGTCCTCAGGCGCACGCCGCGTTCGGCGGCCCTCAGCAGCCGCTCCTGCCGGCGTACGGGTACACCTACGGCGACCCTCATCTGCAGCCTGCACCCATGCCGGTGTTCCCTCCGCAGCAGCAGTACCTCCATCACCACCAGCAGCAGCAGGCGTACCTTCCGGCCTCGCCATAG